A window of Kribbella voronezhensis genomic DNA:
CAGATAGTCACACCGGATCCGGTCGCCGCCGCCGGTCTCGACCTCGACGCCGGTGGCGTCCTGGTGGAATCCGAGCACCGGTGATCCCCAGCGCACCGGCGCTCCGAGCTCAGTGACGTAGCCGTCGAGCTCGCGCTCGATCGCGGCCTGCACGATGCCGAGCGTGAACGGGTAGCGGGTGGGGAAGTCGCTGAAGTCCAGGCGAAGTCCTGCGAAGTGGCCCGCCTGGATCGGTCGCCCTTGTGGGAGCAGGCGCTCGAGCAGGCCGCGCTGGTCGAAGAGCTCCATGGTCCGGGCGTGGATGCCGCCCGCGCGTGATTCGCCGCTCCGGCCCGGCAGGGCATCGAGCACGACCACATCGATCCCGGCCAGGCGCAGCTCGCCGGCCAGCATCAGCCCGGTCGGTCCGGCGCCGGCGATGACCACCTGAGTTGTCTCCATGACGGCTCCTTAACGTTGTTAGATTCTCTTTAACGATGTTAAGGAGAGCAGAACGTTGTTAAGGTGTCAAGGTGAGACCAGGAACAGGCGCGAAGCTCGACGCCGGGATGATCGCCACCGCTGCGCTGGAGCTGCTCGACGAGTCCGGCGTCGACGGGCTGACGATGCGCAAGGTGGCCGCTGCGCTCGGCGTCCAGGCGCCGGCGCTCTATTGGCACGTCAAGAACAAGCGGGAGTTGCTCGACGCCATGGCTCGGGCGTTGTTCGTCTCCTCCGTCCACGGACTCGAGGCGCCGCGGCGCGAGACGGACTGGGAGGAGTGGCTGATGGAGTTGGCCGGCCGCCTGCGTTCCGCCCTGCTGCGCTACCGCGACGGCGCCCGGGTGATGGCCGGAACCGACATCAGCGACGAGTCCTTATGGCGGGTGACGGAACTGATCCTGCGCACGCTCGAGGATGCCGGTTTCTCGATCCACGAGGCCGCTCGGGTCTTCCCGATCCTGCTGCACTACACGATCGGTTTCGTCATCGAGGAGCAGGCTCGGGCCGGCCTCGAGTACCCCGACGGCAACCCGTACCGGCCCGACCGCCTGGCTCAGGTGGTCGACGGCGAGCGCTATCCGCTGACGGCGCAGATGGTGGGCGATCTCTTCACCACCGACCAGGACGCGGAGTTCGACCACGGCCTGCGCGTCATCTTGGCCGGCATCCGCGCCACGACCGGACAGAGACCTTCAGAAGGCGGCTAGGTCGAGAGTCAGGCGTAGCTCGGGAAGCTTGCCGAGACTGGAGCTAGCGCGCGCTGCTGTCTCGGCAAACCCGTAGCGCCGGTAGAACGCGCGGGCCCTGGCGTTGGCCTCGAGAACCCAGAGCCACACCTCGGTGCAACCTTCGCCGCGGAGATCGGTGATCGCCGCGTCGGTCAGCAAGCGACCGGCACCGGTGCCCCACCAATCGGGGTGAACGAAGAGGGCGTAGAGCTCGCCGGCGTCGGCTGGTCCCTCCCTGGCCGGTCCCATGCCTGAGTAGCCGACGATTCGGTCGCCCGCTGCCGCGACATACAGGCGGGAACGGCCCGCGGTGATGCTTTCCGCCCAACCAGCGGCGATCTTCGCCGGGTCCATCGCATCGAGAAAGTCCTGCGGCACCAGGCCGGTGAACGCTCCGCGCCAACTGGCGACCCGAGCCACGGCCGCGCCGTACAGGTCGTTGGGTTGGGCTGGGCGGACGGTCAGCATGGGGCCGGGGTCAGTCGGGCTTCTTCTCGGTGTGGGCGGCTTGGGCTTCGGCCAGGCGTTTGCGGGCGCCGTCGAGCCATTGCTGGCAGGTGGCGGCCAGTTCTTCGCCGCGTTCCCACAGGGCCAGGGATTCTTCCAGGGTGGTGCCGCCGGCTTCGAGTTTGCGGACCACCTCGACGAGCTCCTCGCGGGCCTGCTCGTAGGAAATCTCGGGTCGATCGGCGGTCACTTGCTCTCCTCGGGGCTTGCGGTCACTTGCCATCTTGCTGCACTTCCACGTCGAACCGGCCGTCGCTGACCCGCGCGTTCAACACATCACCAGGCGACACCTGCCCGACTTCCCGTACGGCGGTGCCGTCGGCCAGCTGGAGCACGGAGTACCCCCGCTCGAGGGTCGCCTTGGGAGACAGGGCCCGCACGCTCGCGAGCCGATGAGTCAGATCGTCTCCGGCCCGGTCGAGCCGATGCGTGAGGGTCCGGCGGCTGCGGTCGAGCAAGGCGGCAACCTCGTCCGAACGGCGTTGCAGATCGGTCGTCGGAGCAGCCAGCGACGGGCGGCTCCGGATCGCGGCGAGCGCGTGCGTCTCGCGATCGAGCCAGCCGGTGATCGCCCGGAGTCCACGCTCGCGAAGCAGCCGGACCCCGTCGAGCTCCTCGCGGACGTCGGGCACGATCCGCTTCGCCGCGTCGGTCGGGGTGGAGGCGCGAAGGTCGGCGACCAGGTCGAGCAACGGCGAATCCGGCTCGTGCCCGATCGCGCTGACCACCGGCGTACGGGCCTGGGACACCGCGCGGATGAGGCCCTCGTCCGAGAACGGCAGCAGGTCTTCGAGTGAGCCGCCGCCGCGGGCGATGACGATCACCTCGACCGCCTCGTCCGCGTCGAGCCGGCGCAGCGCGGTCATCACCTCGCCGGCCGCGGCCGGACCCTGGACCGACGCGTACTCGACGCGGAAGGCGACGGCAGGCCAGCGACGCTTGGCGTTCTCCAGGACGTCGCGCTCGGCCGCCGAGTCGCGGCCGCAGACCAGGCCGATCGTGTGCGGCAGGAACGGCAACGGCTTCTTGCGGTACGCCGCGAAGAGCCCTTCGGCGGCGAGCAGCTGTTTCAGGCGCTCGATCCGCGCCAGCAGCTCGCCGATGCCGACGTGGCGGATCTCGCTCACCGCCAGCGCCAGGGTGCCGCGGCGGGCGAAGAAGTTGGGCTTCGCGTTGACCACGACTCGCGAGCCGTCGGTGACGGGTGGGTCGACCGCTTCGAACACCCGCCGGTTGCAGGTGAAGCGCAGCGAGATGTCCGCATCGGTGTCGCGCAGCGTGCCGAACACGGTGGTCGTGCCGCGCCCGATCGACACGTCCGTCAGCTGCCCCTCGACCCACACGGCGCCGAGCTGGTTGATCCAACTGGCAATGCCGTTCGCAATCGTGCGAACGGCTGCCGGCGCATCCGGTGAAGTCTCCAAAGCCACCCCGCGACTCTACGGTGCCGCACCGACAGTCCAGGTCAGGCCTGTGGACAACGCGCCGCCGACCACCAAACCCCAGTACTTTCTCCGATGTGCAGCTGTGTCTGCCGGTTTCGAGGTCATTCGGAAGTTCGTTGTCGATGGTTCGGGGGAGCGATGCTTGAAAACCCTTTGCATGGAAGGCGTTCGGGACGCATTCTTGAAGTAGTGGAACACCTCCTGGGGGAGCCGCCCGGACAGGGCGGGCGGCTCCTTTTTTGCTTTAGGCAAGCTTTCCTTGTGGGCCCGGGGGGCGGAGGGGAACCAGCCGATCGGTTGGTTGACGGAACCGGCTGGTTGGTTGATGTGCGGGGGGCGCATGGTCCGCGAAGGTTGAGGTATTCAGCGAGGAAGGACTCAGGTGAATACCTCAACGGAGATCGACGGGCAGACGACGCGGGCTGCGTTTCGGACGGTCAGAGGCCTGATCGGCGGTTATCTGGCGCTCAGCGTGCTGACCCTGGTGGCAGTCGTGCTGCTGCGGAACCACCATTCGATGGTGACGACGCCGGTCTGGGTGCGGACCAGCATCGTGGTGGCGAGTTCGCTGCTGATGGCGGCGTTCGCGGCCCGGGCCGCGCGAGGATCGCGGCGGGCTTTCCTGCGGCTGCGGCTGGTGTCGGCGATCATGGTGGTGGCGATCGTGGTGATCATCGCGATCCCGGGCAGTTTTCCGGCCTGGTTGAAGGTCGAGCAGGGGGTCTGTGGTCTGCTGCTGATCGGCGTGGTGGTCGTTGTCAATGGCAAGCACCTGCGGTCGGTCTTCGCCGCCAGGTAATGTCGAACTGCCCGGCGCTGACCGAGGGAGGATGGCGTGACGTCACCAGAGTCCGCCCGCGTGACGGCTGTCAGGCCGCGGGCGTGGTCGCCGATGGTGACCGTGGTGCCGTACGTGTTGCTGGGCCTTCTCGCCGGATTCACCGTGTTCGTGCGGTCCGGGCACGATCTCCGGGTCGATCTCGGCCTCAGTGCGCTGGCTGCGCTGTGGCTGTTGGGGATGTTCAGCCTCCGCCCGGCCGCCCGGGCGCGAACGACGCCGATGGTGTTGTTCATCGCCGGACTGCTCGGGATCTGGGCGGTTCTGGTGGTGCGGGCACCCTGGTTCGGATGTTTCGCACCGGCGGCCTTCTTCCTCGTTTTCAGGGTGCTCCGCTGGCCCTGGTTGATTCCCGGGGTGGCGGGGGCCGCGGCCGTGGCGGGGACAGCCCAGGCGGCCTCGGTCGACAAGAGCACCACCTTCGGACTCCTCGGCTACTTCGCCGTCCTCGCCGCCAACATCCTCCCGATGTGCGGCTATGCCTGGTATGCCTGGCGTGGCGCCCGGCAGAACGACGTACGCGACCAGGCGCTGGCCGAGGTGAGTGAGGCGAACAGGCGGCTGGAGGCGACGTTGGCGGAGAACGCGGTACTGCACCAGCGCCTGCTCGACCAGGCCCGCGAGGCCGGCGTACTGGATGAGCGGCAGCGGATGGCGCGGGAGATTCACGACACGCTCGCACAGGGGCTGACCGGGATCATCACGCAGTTGCAGGCGGCTGACGATGCGGATCGGGTGAGTTGGCACAAGCATGTCGAGGCGGCGACCCAGTTGGCGCGGGACAGTCTGCGGGAGGCGCGCCGTTCGGTGCATGCGTTGCGGCCGGAGGCGTTGAATCAGGCGGGGCTCGAAGCGGAGCGGTTGAGCGAAGCTGTCGCCGGAGTGGCTGGGCGGTGGTCGAAGCTGCACGGGATCGAGGCCGAGATGACGACAACCGGTACTCCGCGGCCGCTGCCGGCCGATGCCGAGGTCGCCCTGCTTCGTACTGCGCAGGAGGCGCTGGCCAACGTCGCCAAGCATGCGAAGGCGAGCCGGGTCGGGGTGACACTGTCGTATCTCGAGGACGCGGTCGCGCTGGATGTTCGCGACGACGGTCAGGGGCTGGCGCAACCATCAACCAGCGAAGGCGGGTTCGGCCTGGTGGCGATGCGGGAACGGATCGAGGCGCTGTCGGGCGACCTGCAGATCGAGTCCGAGCCAGGAGCCGGTACGGCGATCTCCGCCCGCATCCCGGTCGCCGGAGCGGACAGATGAGCGAGCCGATCAAGTTGCTGGTGGTCGACGATCACCCGGTCGTGCGCGACGGGCTGAGTGGGATGTTCGAGCGCGATCCCGGGTTCGAGGTGCTGGGGGAGGCGGCGGACGGGGCCGAGGCGGTCGAGTTGGCGCTGGCCCTGCATCCCGAGGTGATTCTGATGGACCTGCGGATGCCGGGGATGGACGGGCTGGCCGCGATCAAGGAGTTGGCCGCGCGAGGCGTGACAGCCAGGGTCCTGGTGCTGACGACGTACGACACGGACAGTTATGTGGTCCCGGCGATCGAGGCGGGTGCCACCGGGTACCTGCTGAAGGACGCTCCACGCGCCGAGCTGTTGCGCGCCGTACGGGCTGCTGCCGAGGGGCAGTCGGTGCTGTCGCCGTCGGTGGCGACGCGGTTGATGACCCGCGTGAGGACGCCGGAAACAGGCCCGCTCAGCCAGCGCGAGCTCGAAGTACTCGAACTCGTCGCTGCCGGGAACACCAACCGTGAGATCGCCGCCAAGCTGTTCATCAGCGAGGCGACGGTCAAGAGCCACCTGCTCAACATCTACGCGAAACTCGGCGTGAGCGACCGGGCCGCGGCCGTCGCCGAGGCGTTCAACCGGCGGCTTCTGACGCCCGGAGGCGCTGACGCGGAGTAGCCGTGAGATGTGCCACGCCCGTCGGGTGACTCGGCCAGGGCCCGTACGATGGGGGTCGTGACTGCCCAATCTGAGACCACTGGTACGCCGACCGCGTTGAAGACGAAGCGGGTGCTGCTTGCGGCGCCGCGGGGGTACTGCGCGGGCGTGGACCGGGCCGTGGTGGCGGTCGAGAAGGCGCTCGATCTGTACGGGCCGCCGGTGTACGTGCGCAAGGAGATCGTGCACAACAAGCACGTCGTACAGACCCTGCAGGCGCGCGGCGCGATCTTCGTGGACGAGACCGACGAGGTGCCCGAGGGGCAGACGGTGATCTTCTCCGCCCACGGTGTCGCCCCGGTGGTCCACGAAGAGGCGGCCGCGCGGCAGCTCAAGACGATCGACGCGACCTGCCCGCTGGTCACCAAGGTGCACCACGAGGCGAAGCGGTTCGCCGCGGTCGACTACGACATCCTGCTGATCGGTCACGAGGGTCACGAAGAGGTGATCGGGACCAGCGGCGAGGCGCCGGAGCACATCCACCTCGTCGACGGGCCGGGCGACGTACCGAACGTCGTCGTCCGGGATCCGGAGAAGGTCGTCTGGCTGTCCCAGACCACGCTGTCGGTGGACGAGACGATGGAGACCGTACGCCGGTTGCGCGAGCGGTTCCCGAAGTTGCAGGACCCGCCGAGCGACGACATCTGCTACGCCACCCAGAACCGTCAGGCGGCGGTGAAGAAGCTCGCCCCCGAGGCGGACCTGATGATCGTGGTCGGCTCCCGCAACTCGTCGAACTCGGTCCGCCTGGTCGAGGTCGCCGTCGAGCACGGCGCCAAGGCCGGCTACCTGGTCGACTACGCGGCCGAGATCGACGAGGCCTGGCTCGAAGGGGTCGACTCGGTCGGTGTCACCAGTGGCGCGAGCGTGCCGGAGCTCCTGGTCCGCGACGTGCTCAGCTGGCTGGCCGAGCGCGGGTACGCCGACGTCCAGGAGGTCACCACCGCGGAGGAGAGCCTGGTCTTCTCCCTCCCCCGCGAACTCCGCACCGACCTCAAGGCCGCGGGCATGGCCACGACAGGAACGTCGGACCACGCCTGAGGAGTACTACGGCTTCTACTACGGCTTCGGCGAAGCCGGGTCGAAGACGGTGATGTCCCACGCCCGGGCGAACTTCACCGGCCCCGAAGGCGTGCAGTAGGTGACCCGGTAAGCGAACTGGTAGCTGCCGGCTTTGGCGTACTTGTGCGTCATCGGCCGGACCCCCTGGCCGGTGACCTTCTTCATCGTCTCGGGCTGATCCGGCTGCGGGCAGAACATCCCTCCGTACTTGTCCTCCACGACATGCGTGCCGTCGCCCCACCAGTACTCGGAGTACAGCAGGTTGTCGTGAAACTTGCTGCTGGTGACACTGCCGCCCTCCTCGAAGACCGGTGCCAGCACACTGCCGCTGGCATTGATGTTGATTTGCCCGGTCAGACCGTTGGTCGAGGTCGTGAAGGTGAAGATCAGCTTGTACGGGCCGGGCGGGGCGGCGATGCCGGTCTTGGCCGGGGACGACGGCTGCGTGGCCGGCGACGACGGGTCGCCGGAGGGCGTGTCTGCAGAGTTCTGGACCGGCGGCAACGTGTTGACCGAGCCGCCGATCGTCGTCCTGGTGATCGGGCTGCTCGGCTTGATCGTCGGCGGCCCGGTGACGATCGGCGTCGGGCCCGGGGTGTTGGTGGCCGGGGCGGGCGCGGAGTTGAGGCTGGTCAGGTTGCCCGCGGCGATCGCGGCGGCCACGACGGCGGCGGTGGCGAGGACGCCGGCGGTTGCCCTGCGGCGGCGCTTGACCACCCGGACGCGTTCGAAGACGGTCTCACTCGGTACGCCGGTAGGCGGCGGTGCATCCGCCACCAGTTGCTCGAACTTGTGCTTGAGCTCGTCGGTCATGGCTCAGCCCTCCTTTCGGGTGGACGCGGTCGACGGCAGGTCCGTCAGCAGGTGATGCTCCCGCAGCCGGGCCAGGCCGCGGGAGATGTGGCTCTTGACCGTGCTGCTGGAGCAGCCCATGATCTGCGCGACCTCCGCATCGGGCAGATCTTCGAAGTACCGCAGGACCAGCGCGGCCCGGGTCCGTTTCGGCAGCTCGGCCAGCGCCCGGAGCAGTTGGTCGCGGTCGTCGACCACGCCGTACTGCGAGGGAGCCGCCGGCGGCTCAGGCAGCACCTCGGTGGGCGCCTCACCCTTCCACTTGCGCCGCCACCACTGGATGTTGGTGTTCACCATCACCGTGCGCGTGTAGCTCTCGAGGGCTGCGGGGCTGCGCAGGGATTTGCGCTTGAACCACACCTTGGTGAGCGACGTCTGGACCAGGTCCTCGGCGAGATGCCATTCACCGGTGAGCAGATAGCCGAACCGCCGCAAAGCGGTGAACCTTCCGTCGACGAAGCTCGCAAACTCCTTGTCCAGCCCTGGATCCATTTGTCGTCCTGCCCCCAGTAGTCCTGCCGCGGTCACCTACTCCGATGAGCCGGTCCACCCGAAAGGTTGAGTCGCGGCCGGAGATTCATGGTGCCAGGCTCTTGCCCAGGTAACCGCGAGCGATCATGGTGACCCACTGGTAGACGGCGTCCTCGGCCGGGGCGAGCGGACCCGGCCGGAAGTGTGGGGACTCGGCGCCGCGCTGGACGGACTCGCAGGCGGCCCAGTCCTCGCGATTGGTGACGTCCCAGAACTCGACGGCGTACGACGGATCGGTCACCTCCGCCGGGAAGTACCAGGAGCACTCGATCCCGGTCAGCCCGGGTGCGCGCGGCTCCAGCCGGTGCGTCATCACGTAGTCGGGGTGCAGCGAGATGAGCAGGTTCGGGAAGAGGCCCAGGTAGTTGACCGTCCGTGGATCCACACCTGGCAGCGGGATCCCGAGCGATCGCCCGTCGAGCGACATCGTCTCGACCCCTGGCCTGAGGTCCATCAGCCCGCCGACCCAGGCGCCGGGGAGGTTCCAGTTGTCGCCGGAGTTCGGTGGCGAGACCTTGCACAGTTCGGGGTGGATCAACGGGCAGTGGTAGCACTCGTGGTAGTTCTCCACGATCGTCTTCCAGTTGGAGGCCACCTCGTAGCTGTGCCGAGCCTTCAAGGTCAGCTGTTCCGGCCGGTACGGCGCGACCAGGCTGGTGATTCCGCCGAGGTGCTCCGCGAACGCCGGCGCCGTACCGAGGGCGTTGACGAAGTACCAGCCTTGCCACACCTCACTCGGAAGCTCCACCAGGTTGTACGGCGTGGGGTCGAACGACTCGCCCATCCGCGGTGCCGCCTTGACCGCGCCACCCAGCTCGTACGACCAGCCGTGGTACGGGCAGACGACCGCCTGGTGACGACCGGATTCGCCTTGCTGCAGGAGTTCGTGGCCGCGATGGCGGCAGGTGTTCGCAAAGGCGCGCGGGCGGTCGCCGAAGGTGAGAAGCACCTGCACGTCGCCGACGACGGTCGCGCGATGCGTCGTACCGGCGGCCAGTTCGTCGACGCGACCTAGACAGGTCCAGTGCGCGGCGAAGAAGTTTCGCCGCTCCCAGGCCAGTACCGCGGGGTCCGTGTAGGCCGCCTGAGGGAGCATGACGGACTCGCCGTGAGGGCGGAGTGTTGCCGCCAGCGCGACGGGATCGACCGGTGCGTTCGCCATTCGCCCACTATCGGCTGTGCCTGACGTAGAAGTCGAGGACGTGATCCCAGGCGTCCCAGTCAGTGTGGGTGAGTTCCACCTCGGTGCCTGCGGCAACGGGGCGGAACCTGGCCGTGACCCGGCCGGCTCGTTTCGGGTCGCTGCCCGGGTGCCAGGTGAAGCTCACCGACAGGGGTGGATCCCAGTCGGACACGGTGCCCCAGTAGCCGACTGGACCCTGTACGCCGTACTCGACGATCCGGCCGCCGACCGCGCCCTCGAACCGTACGTCGGTTGCTTCGTGCTTGCCGACCGAGTGGGTCGAGAGCGGCCACCAGGTCGCCATGCCGGTGGTGAACAGCTCGAAGGCTTGCTCCGGTGGCAGAGGCACCACCACGGTCGTCACTCGCCCATCGTCCACCCTCGTGCGAGCGCGGACGTGGAGAACCCCGGGTCCCGGCCGGGCAGCGGGCGGGGACCCGGGGTGGCGCGCGGTGCCCAGGGCACCGGTGATGGTGCGTCAGTTGAACGGGTCGAGGGTGATGTACGCCGTTTGCGGGTTGCCGTCGTGGACGAGGGCCTCGTGGTTGCCGACGTCGTCGAAGGCGAACCCGTAAGCCTTGCCGTCGGCCATCTGGGCGTGGATCTTGCGGGAGTAGTGGTTGGTGACGTTGTCGAGGTAGAAGCCGGAGTCGTTCGCGTCGGGCTGGTTGGGGTTGGTCAGCAAGGTCGACCGGTTGTAGCCCGCGCACAGGGTGCGCGAGATCGGGCCGCGGACGAGATCGTTCGGCGCGTCGAGCAGGCCCGCGCAGCCGAAGATGCTGGCCGAGTTGGGCTTCTGGAACGAGGTGACGATCTGGCCGGCGCTGTTGGTGAAGTTCATGACGTTGCCCGACACGCGGCCGAAGTACTTGGTGTTCGGCTGGTCGCCGAACGGGGTGACGGTCAGCGTCTGCGAGCTGTACTTCGACCAGACCCGGTTGACGTAGTCGTCCATCACGGTGGAGGGCAACGCGCCGGTCTCCACGCCGTACGTCGGCGCGAGCGCGCGCAGTACTCGTCCGTCGGGTGCTGTCTGGATCAGGTTCGCCCAGCCGCCGGGCTGGCCGCGGAGGGCGTTGAAGAAGTTGTTGTACCCGCCGGGCTTCAGGTGACCCGTGCTGAGGGTGTTCCCGTTGCCCTGGAGGACGCCGACGGCGTACGGCACCGAGAACATGTCCACCTGGGTGCTGTTGATCCACAGGCCGGAGTCGTTCAGCGTGTACTCGGTCCAGCTGAAGAGGATGTTGCGGTTCGGGTCGCTCGGGTTCTGGACCGCGGGCTGCACCAGGCCGCCGGTGGTCAGCTTGAAGACGAGCTTCTGGCCGTAGGAGAAGTAGACCCGGCCGGAGAACTTCGGCATCTGGATCGTGATCGACCCGCCGTTGCCGGGGCCGGCGATCGAGGCGTCCGGCGCCGGGGTCGGCGGATTGCCGCCGGCCGGCCAGGCGTGGAAGGTACCGCCCGCGTCGGCCCAGCCCTGCTGGCCGGTCGTCAGGTTGGTGCCCAGGTTGTAGATGTAGACAGGATCACCGCGGCCGGAGCTGTTGGTGATCTTGAGCGGAATGGTCGGCGGCACGGCCTCGGCCGGGCCCGCCACGGTCGCGATGAGCCCGGCGGCGACGGTGGCCGCGGCGGCGAGGGCCGCCGTCAGCTTGCGATGGATACGCACAACTCCTCCTCAGGTTTGTCCCATGCGAGAGGAAGGCGGAGCACCGGCAAGCTCGCCGAACGACTGCGCTACCAGGCCGCAGCAGCTCCACGGGCAGACGGTCCGAACACTGCGTGGACCGCCCGGATCACCCGGTGCCCACTGCTCAGCCGGTGAGGGACGGTGGAACCACCGGTGAGTGAGAGCGCTCTCATCCTTGGGCGGGCGTGCTGGGGTTGTCAATGCCGCGCCGGTGGCGGATTCCCGACGCCTGACATACCAACCAGTCGACAGGAGGTCGTGCTCAGCCGGTTTGGTCGAAGCCGGGGAGGGGGATGGAGTCGCCGGTTCGGGGACTTCCTGGGTCGAGGGTCGGGGCGGGACGGGGGGTGCGGTCGATCAGTGGGCCCTGGACCCAGCGGCGGGTCTGGTCCTCGGCCTCGGCTTCTTCCAGCGCGAGCAACTCGGGCGCGGTGAGCGGCCGGACCGAAGCCTCGATCGCCTCCATCGCCACCAGCTCCGCCTCGGTGACGTGCAGATCGCGGAGTTTGCGGGCGGTGGTGAAGACGCGGCTCTCGAACGAGCCGACCGTGCGGTTGTACGCATCCACGGCCGAGGTCAGCGACCGGCCGACCCGGCCGAGATGGTCGCCCATCGTGCTGAGCCGCTCGTACAGCTCGCGGCCCAGCTCGAACACCTGCTGGGCAGACTCTGTCAGGGCGGACTGGTTCCACGCGTAGGCGGCCGCGCGCAAGGTCGCGATCAGAGTCGTCGGCGTCGCCAGGATCACGCGGCGCTCGGCGGCGTACTCCAGCAGGGACGGCTCGACGTCCAGCGCGGCGGACAGGAAAGACTCGCCGGGCACGAAGAGGATGACGAACTCGGGCGTCGAGGGCAGCCTCGACCAGTACGCCTTGGCCGACAGTTGGTCGACGTGGGTCCGCAGGTGCCGCGCGTGCGCCCGCAGCCGCTCCTCGCGGAAGTCGGCGTCCTCGCTCTCCGCGGCCTCCAGGAACGCGGCGAGCGGAACCTTGGAGTCGACGACAAGATTCTTGCCCTCGGCAAGCCTGACGACCATGTCCGGGCGGAGCAGTCCGTCGTCGGTCACCGTCGACGTCTGCTCGGTGAAGTCGCAGTGTGCGACCATGCCGGCCAACTCGACGGTCCGCTTCAGATGCAGCTCGCCCCAGCGTCCTCGCACCTGCGGTTTCCGCAGCGCTGTCGACAGTGACGCAGTCTCGCGGCGCAGCGCCTCGCCGCTCATCCGTACTTCGTTCACCTGCTGGTGGAGCTGGCTCTGCCAGGCCGCCCGGCCCTTCTCCAATTGGTTCAACTGCGCGTGCAGGCGGTCCAGTGACTCCTTCACGACGGCCTGTCCGGACATCTGCTGGCCGACCGAATGCCGCTCCTGGGTCAGCTCGACGACCCGGTCCTCGGCGGCGTCGCGCTCGGCGGTGATCCGGGCGAGCTCGGCGCCGTCGCGGCCACGGGACCAGAGCACCCCGAACACCGCGCCGAGCAGCAGCCCGACCACGAGGAAGAGGAGCACCATGAGCAACGTCGTACCGGTCATGTCACAGACAGTGGCAGACGCCGCCGACAGTTTCCGTGAGCAACAGTCGGCGGCGCCTGCTTTTCCGGATCAGCAGCCCAGGTTCTCCGATCCCAGGGTGCTCCGCCCGGTCAGCAGTCCATCGCGGCGAACGAGTAGCCCTGTGCCTTCAGCGTCTGCAGGGCCCTGTCGAGCGCGGCAACGGTCTGGCTGCGGTCGCCGCCACCGTCGTGCATCAAGACGATGTTGCGCCGGTGGGCGTTGTGCAGGATGTTGCTGACGATCGCGTTGACACCCGGCCGCGCCCAGTCCCGCGGGTCGATGTCCCAGAGCACCTGGGTCATCCCGGCGGCCTTGATGTCCGCCCGCACCTTCGGGTTCGACGCGCCGTACGGCGGCCGGAAGCACTTCGACTGCGGTCCGTCGAAGATCTCGTGGTGTCGCCTGGCCGCGCTGATCGCGGTCAGCTGCGGGTGCGTGATCGAGTGACTGCCGATGGTGTTGCCTGCGGCAAGTACTTGCTCGCGCAGGCCCGGGTGGGCGGCCTGCATGGCACCGAGTTCGAAGAAGGTCGCGTGCGCGTTGTACTTCTGCAGCACCGCAAGGATCTTCGGCGTCCAGTACGGATCCGGGCCGTCGTCGAAGCTGAAGAACAACACCTTCTTGTTGCCGGCGGCGGCGGCCGCTGTCGGGTCCGCGGCAGGGCTGCCGGCGTTGTTGTCCGGCGTCTTGCTCGGGGTGTTCGTCGGTTCGTCGGTCGGTTCGTTCGTGGGGGTGGTGGTGGGCGTCACACTCGAGGTGGTGCTGGTGGCCGACGTCGGCTTCGGCG
This region includes:
- a CDS encoding polysaccharide deacetylase family protein, with the protein product MSRKLAAVFATAAAAALVVGSLIAMALVHENPPKPTSATSTTSSVTPTTTPTNEPTDEPTNTPSKTPDNNAGSPAADPTAAAAAGNKKVLFFSFDDGPDPYWTPKILAVLQKYNAHATFFELGAMQAAHPGLREQVLAAGNTIGSHSITHPQLTAISAARRHHEIFDGPQSKCFRPPYGASNPKVRADIKAAGMTQVLWDIDPRDWARPGVNAIVSNILHNAHRRNIVLMHDGGGDRSQTVAALDRALQTLKAQGYSFAAMDC
- a CDS encoding aromatic ring-hydroxylating oxygenase subunit alpha; the encoded protein is MANAPVDPVALAATLRPHGESVMLPQAAYTDPAVLAWERRNFFAAHWTCLGRVDELAAGTTHRATVVGDVQVLLTFGDRPRAFANTCRHRGHELLQQGESGRHQAVVCPYHGWSYELGGAVKAAPRMGESFDPTPYNLVELPSEVWQGWYFVNALGTAPAFAEHLGGITSLVAPYRPEQLTLKARHSYEVASNWKTIVENYHECYHCPLIHPELCKVSPPNSGDNWNLPGAWVGGLMDLRPGVETMSLDGRSLGIPLPGVDPRTVNYLGLFPNLLISLHPDYVMTHRLEPRAPGLTGIECSWYFPAEVTDPSYAVEFWDVTNREDWAACESVQRGAESPHFRPGPLAPAEDAVYQWVTMIARGYLGKSLAP
- a CDS encoding glycoside hydrolase family 64 protein, coding for MRIHRKLTAALAAAATVAAGLIATVAGPAEAVPPTIPLKITNSSGRGDPVYIYNLGTNLTTGQQGWADAGGTFHAWPAGGNPPTPAPDASIAGPGNGGSITIQMPKFSGRVYFSYGQKLVFKLTTGGLVQPAVQNPSDPNRNILFSWTEYTLNDSGLWINSTQVDMFSVPYAVGVLQGNGNTLSTGHLKPGGYNNFFNALRGQPGGWANLIQTAPDGRVLRALAPTYGVETGALPSTVMDDYVNRVWSKYSSQTLTVTPFGDQPNTKYFGRVSGNVMNFTNSAGQIVTSFQKPNSASIFGCAGLLDAPNDLVRGPISRTLCAGYNRSTLLTNPNQPDANDSGFYLDNVTNHYSRKIHAQMADGKAYGFAFDDVGNHEALVHDGNPQTAYITLDPFN
- a CDS encoding DNA recombination protein RmuC, whose amino-acid sequence is MTGTTLLMVLLFLVVGLLLGAVFGVLWSRGRDGAELARITAERDAAEDRVVELTQERHSVGQQMSGQAVVKESLDRLHAQLNQLEKGRAAWQSQLHQQVNEVRMSGEALRRETASLSTALRKPQVRGRWGELHLKRTVELAGMVAHCDFTEQTSTVTDDGLLRPDMVVRLAEGKNLVVDSKVPLAAFLEAAESEDADFREERLRAHARHLRTHVDQLSAKAYWSRLPSTPEFVILFVPGESFLSAALDVEPSLLEYAAERRVILATPTTLIATLRAAAYAWNQSALTESAQQVFELGRELYERLSTMGDHLGRVGRSLTSAVDAYNRTVGSFESRVFTTARKLRDLHVTEAELVAMEAIEASVRPLTAPELLALEEAEAEDQTRRWVQGPLIDRTPRPAPTLDPGSPRTGDSIPLPGFDQTG
- a CDS encoding SigE family RNA polymerase sigma factor, with product MDPGLDKEFASFVDGRFTALRRFGYLLTGEWHLAEDLVQTSLTKVWFKRKSLRSPAALESYTRTVMVNTNIQWWRRKWKGEAPTEVLPEPPAAPSQYGVVDDRDQLLRALAELPKRTRAALVLRYFEDLPDAEVAQIMGCSSSTVKSHISRGLARLREHHLLTDLPSTASTRKEG
- a CDS encoding SRPBCC domain-containing protein, whose amino-acid sequence is MTTVVVPLPPEQAFELFTTGMATWWPLSTHSVGKHEATDVRFEGAVGGRIVEYGVQGPVGYWGTVSDWDPPLSVSFTWHPGSDPKRAGRVTARFRPVAAGTEVELTHTDWDAWDHVLDFYVRHSR